In Centroberyx gerrardi isolate f3 chromosome 7, fCenGer3.hap1.cur.20231027, whole genome shotgun sequence, the sequence TAGAACACAcaagtttaactttattttgatCAGGTCTCAGAAATCTCAGAAAGTCACCTTACAGACAGAACCGAGGGCATACACAATACATGACTTGCTGCTATTTGATTATGTTATATTTAATTCCATTCTAAACTATTTAAACTAGTTGTTAATTAGGTTCAGTGTTATTGACATATCAGGGGAAGCAgtcaaataaacaatttgagggataaaagtaggctactgtaaCATGTAACTCTGTATAATTTATATAAGGCTGCTAGTCGGTCTTACTGttccattattatttttttgtagatCAATCAATGGCTTAGAGCAACGTCTAGTTTGGAGTCAACTTTCCAGAAAAAAATACCAATTCACCATCTTATGGTTTAATGGAAACTTCAAGAATGCTTTACTTGCACACAAGGTGGCACTGTTAAGCTACTTTTTTATCCTATGACACAGCACTTGCAtgctcaatcacacacacacacacacacacactctcacatgcatatactgtatgtctgataAGGCTGATTAAGCCTGGTCTGGAATGATTTGCTGTGTAATAGAGCTATTCCATCATGATCCACTCCGCGGTGCGTACTGTATATCATCATGTTTGCTAAAGAAGAGTTATTGAGCAGGACTGGTGGTGCTAATGCAGTCAGATTCAGATCACTGTGATGTTGCTCATCCATACTGTTGTGTGGGTCCGCTGTAAAGGCTTAGCATTCCTGGTCACTAGTCATGTATTCAGTGAGCACAGTATCTCCTACTGATACAGCGTGTCTGGCATGTGTGTTGAAGTCGGCCGTGCCATGTTGATACTGAACtgtcaaacaaaagcaaacacacacaggaagataAGCTTGGGAGGGAGGCCTTATCAGCGGAAAGTTTTTCATTATGTATAAagtaaactgtgtgtgttggtcttgGCACCTGAGATTGGGACTGATATCTTCAAATGTGCTGCAGCCTTTCTGATCTGTGTCAAGAGCCTGGAGATGAAACGGCTCAACAGATTTCACAGTGCAGCTGAAGAAATAATTACCTCTTAAGTCATTTCGaacattactgtaactgaggtAAGCGTTCATTCAAGGGAGATGTGCTAAGTTGAGTAGCAGCGAGTAATGGTAAAGTTTCACATATCCTGCCTTGCATAAATAAAACACGTGAAATGTGTTATGCTTTCCCTCACAGGCAAATCCATGCAGGGTATTCAACTTCACTCATAAGTTTGATGCAGATGTATCTAAGCTTCTATTTGCGTTTTTTTTCAGTTACATGAAAAGAAAGCTCTCGTTTATCTGAATTAAAGATGTGGAAGCAATTTTGGCCCAGGGCTGCCTGGCCCCGTCCCAGGCCCAGCAGCTGAGTAAGAGAGGAGCAGTGACGTGGATGAGTGCATCGTTCTCCGTCTATACTGGAGGTCCCCGCTGCCTCTCTGTGCCACAGCAGCTCAGTGTGGACGTCAGTCGCATGGGGAGAggcggtggggtggggtggggagaggcggtggggtggggtggggtggcgtGCTTGTCATCATCAGCGATGGCCTAACACAACACAGATACTGAAACTGATTCCTCACGCACTGCCAGTGACAGATACAGTATTCCCTCACAACAGGAAAGTGAACCCATAATCTGGATGATGTAGCCTTTATAGTCAGTGTTGAGTTTGTACAGGTTACATTTGTTTCCCAAGGGTGACATATTACAGCAGTACAACAAAGTCAGACAACATTTCATAACCTTTTATCTCATAAAAGTGAACTTTTGTGGCAttgtttttaaagctgacaACCATGcacctttttttaattttaagcaGCGAGCTGACTTCACGACTCCACCGGTTATGAAATGTACTCAGCGCAAAATGACTCTGCAAAGTTTCAAGtaaaacaagcaaaacacaAGTTGTCGACTTATCAGATATTCGAACAGCAGGGTGAATCCATTAATTTCAGTCCAAGATGAGTCACATGCTATCAATAGTTGGCCTTGTAAGTTGTACAACCACTGCTGTGTGAACCTTCAGTTGACATCTAAAATGTTGTTTGTATTGATAAAGGGATtaaacaaagacagagggagagatagagggagtaggagagagaggaggagagagggtggagtgagagaaagagagagagagagagagggtgggggagagagagagagagagacagatagagagagagtaggagagagagggagagagagagacagagagagacagacagacagagagagagggagtgggagagagagggagtgggagagagagggagagagagagagaggaggggagggagagagagagagagagagagaggaggggagggagagagagagagagaggaggggagggagagagagagaggaggggaggaagagagagagagagagagaggaggggagggagagagagagagagaggaggggagggagagagagatagagagagagagaaggggagggagagagagagatagagagatagagagagagagaggaggggagagagagagatagagagagagagagagaggaggggagagagagagagagagagaggaggggagggagagagagagagatagagagagagagaggggagagagagagagagagaggaggggagagggagagatagagagatagagagagagagagagagagagaggaggggagagagagagagagagagagagagagagagtgatggtggTGGACCGGTGGACCACAGTAGTTCTCCCCTTATCAGGGGCTCTCTGTCCCATTGTGGGAATCCGCCCATCCTAGGAAATGAGAGCTTCCTGTTGTTTTATAGAGCCTTCCTGCAAAAAGGTTGAGATATGTAATCCGTACCCACCAGGGAAGAGGGACAGAGCACTGTCAGGCAAAATGACAGCCACCAGTTCCTCACCTATGCTTTCTGGGTGTTTTGTGACGCTTCTCCTCTGGGGTAAGTAAAGGATTTACCACTGTCCAGCTCGGTGCTCTTATAGTGAGAGGCTCCACCACAGCTttttctcttgccctctctctcacctctcaaGAGGAATGCTCAGGAACTTTCAGTGATTGAGTGGCTTTAGAAAGGAGCTTAGCTAGTCCCATGATTGAGTTTTATACCTAAAATAGTTTGGCGTAAGAAACACACAGTGATTCTGATTATATGTTGAGGCAGCAAAGTAACTCTTAACGTTTAAAAAGGattttttgtgttattgttgAAAATGTTATCAACAGGATTATTACAGTTTGCTGTGGTTATTATTTGGTCTTCATTAGTATATTAGCTCAAACTATCTTATAATCCTTCTGAGTGGAGAATGACTAACGCCAGGTCTACATGACCAAGTCCTTTCCTTGGAAATATCCAGATTTCCTCATAGCAGTGGAAGACAAAGGGAGGATGCACTACTTACCAATGAcccatcctctccctccagctTATTCCTTCTTCTTACTTTCTTTACCTTCTCTACGTTCAGAAgtccttgtatgtgtgtgctttatATTATCTTTATTGTCTTCATTTAAACATGTTAGTGACATTTTTAAGCATAGGCCATGTGTGATGATATTCAGTTTTAATAGTGTATGTGTTACTAATTGTAATATATTCAAGCAATGTTCATTACTTATCTTAATAACAATCCTACTCTTGTTGTATTTCTCCTACAGCGGGATGCACAACAGTGGTCGGCCTGGTTGATGAAGAGTTAGAGGTGCTACAGGTCACAACACCAGGTAGcctttgtgtattttttatttttccaaacatCAAGAAAGACAAAATCCAGTAAGCGCTTGACTAACATATACCTCATGCTTTACCACAACTACTGTGACTAACTTGACATCCCTTCTCTACAGGGTATCACATAACAGAGACAACGAATGGCATTGCTAGTAAGTTTACCGTTTTAAAACCCTTTCCTGATCACACATCAGAATATATTGTGTTACTATGTCAGCATCTCCCTGACTAATGACTTGAATTTGCCAAATGATCTGCATTTCCCATCAGCATGTTGATTTAGCATTATATCCTTGACATGTTAAGCTTTGACATGAAATGTATACTATATATTTCTCATATATTACATAATTATACATAGTGATGATAAATTTGGATCCATGGGGGACTGTCCTGGACCGTTTTTCCTAAACTCATTTTCCTGGCTTGGGACCGACAAACGTCttgcagagaaacacacaacagacatcCTGCATTCTGCCAAGatctcagagtgtgtgtattgtcATGAGAACCCAAGACAAACTCCTGGGGAGGTCTGTAACAGTGAGGGGTCAACGGCAGTAGACACAAGGCCCATAATTGTTTTGGGTCAGAGGTTAACTGAAACCTCATTATGAGCAGCCCCCACCTGGCTTCGCTTCCTCTATTTGTTCGTCATTCACCCCATGCAACGTCTGTGATCAACGCATGAACTCTGAATTGTGAAACAACTGGAACTTTGGAACAGCCCCCCTTTCACTGTTCCTCATCCCGtgccttccttttttttcttcccccgactgtcccccctccttcccctgccAACTCCCCCAACTCTGagctcctcctctgctgaaAAGACACATTTCCTGATGTCATTACTAAATCAAAACGTTGCTCGGCAAACAGATGTTGTGAGAGGCCCAACATGTGGATGCAGTGACATAAATTAACATGTTTGTCCTGAGAAAACATGCAACTTACATTTGAGTTTCCTTCAATCAATAAAACCACCTCTGTCATGAGGTGCTTCAAGACTTTAATCATTCTTCTTTGAAGATTATGGATTGTGTGGTGACTTAATGAGTTGCCTTTGAAAAGCAGTGTGAGACAATGAGAAACCAGTCTACAGATGTAGCACACTCATGAGCTCCGCATAGCAGGGAATGGCCTATTACATAAAGAACCAAAAGTCCTCCCATATTCCCACACTTGTGAAGTCAGGAGGTCCTACACTGTACGTTTTTCTTTACTAGCCTGTGTGGGGGGAGAGAGTAGGTCTTTAAAAACAGCTGGTTAGCACTGACTAACAACTTCTTCCAGGTTTGATCAAATTAACCCAAATATGAAATCATGGCTGTCTGCACAGCACACCCTGCAGAGTCATGATTACATCCACCCCTAAACGCTGAGCCCTAAATGTTTACTTATGTTTCCTATTTGGCAGAGGCAGCCCAAAAGGCAAATAAATCACATGCTGTGAGCCGGCCAGGCCTTCGACTGTGAGAAACTGAGACTAAAAAGCAGAACAAGAGTTAAAGAGTAAAGGGTTTTCAGATGTGAGTCCAGCCCAGCTTGGGTGTGCTCCCTTTTATTTGGGAGAATGGAGAGGACAATCTTTGTTGCCTCCACCCCtttaaaaaggaagaaaatccCAAAGAAACGTGTGTTGGAGAGGGGAAGAGCTGCTGCCAAGGCGCAGGGCAGTCAGACAGAACTTCGAAGAACATCTGGTAACCGCGGGTAACACCGTTTGGACATCTGGTAACCGAAGGTTACACTGCGTCTCTTCCACCCTGTCGGGTTTCCTGTTATGCCTCGCTGTGCACAGTCTAAGAAGTTTAGGTTCATTATCCATGGTCATCAGTTGGGGGAAACGCacctttattcattttttttctgacatgAAGGGAGCGCTTGGTTTCATTGGGGtattcctctcctttctctccggTGAGTGTGTGGTCTCCCTTCTACAGCTGCAAATGCCTGCTTCAGTGCTGGAAATGTGAAGGGACTTCATGAGCTCTAGAAAAGAATCAGATACAATTCTGCTTTACATTGAAATGTGCTAGCATgcatgtcttgttttgtttactgaactgaactgaatgggCCATGACTTGGCATTTTAGGCTGCTTTCATTAGTGTTAATGTTAACTATGggactacagtatgttaactaccAGGTAACCTAAACATATGGAATTGTCAATAGCCTAAATCAGCTACATGAAATGTTAGAAAATCTAGGTCTAAGTCTAAATCTAAAAAATGTctattatttttctccttttagATACCAGTTATGGAGACTCTACCAGGCTGTTTGGTAGGATGACATTTTATAGCCTTGTATTATCATTCTCTATACAAAGAGCCATCCAGAATCCAGAGATCTTTTAAAGATGTCCAACACATGTTTTGTAATtttataatctctctctctctctctctctctctctctcgctctctctatcacacacacacacacacacaaacacatacacacacatacgcatacaaacaacacaaacccCTTTATCCATTTCATGCAGGTTGCGGGAATAAGACTCAAAACTGTGAAGCGTTTTGCAGCCTCTGCAATGAATTGTTCTTAGCACCAACAATGGAGTGCCTTGGCTTCCTGATTCAAGGGGTATGTGTCAAACCATTTGAGGATGCTGTGGGATCGCTAAACAGCACTGACTGGTGCATTTGGAGTAATGTGAGGGGGTAAGTAGACTGTTAAGTAGTTGCAGCTGAAGTTAATTATTTTTATCATTGAAGATATTAACAATAATCACCTCCCaattctccctctgtccccgcTGCAGTGTGTATAACAACTTCAGCCTTTGCACAGAGGAAATATCTGACTGTCTTCTGATCCCGTGGCCCAACCCTCTGGTGGAACAGACCTTTGTGGATATCCACTCCAAGTTTTTCCAGGACTGTCCCTCGGAGGAGCTAAGCGACCCGCCACCAGGCATCGTCTTCGCCCTGGTGATAACTCCCATCTGCCTGATCCCAGTCATGGTCATCCTGGTGGTGCTCAAGACCAAGAATGGGGATGGCAGCTCCTGATAGTCCCGGATTGTGGCTCTGCCCGCAGCCCTCCCAGAATATCCCATTTCTACCCTTCCCGACCTGAGGACCGCAGCTTATTTACACATGGAGCTTTCATCTCACCGGTGACTGAACCTTCCCGACAAGTTTACCTACACTTCACAGCCTCGCGGAGTTCTGAAATATCAGCCGCAcagacaacaacacaacagacagacgaCATGCGGTATCGCACTGATTCAGAGTGAATGTCATGTCAGTGGCATCAGGATTATTGTGGCTGTTCAGTGACAAACTCCCCTGGGAGTTAAGAGAGACTTGTTGTGACAATATCTATTTTAATGTGATTCCTGTACCCTACTTCTTCTCATAATACTTTCTAACAAACAGCGGTGATGAAAGTGATGTTTTGAACCACCCATCTCTAGATCTGAGAGCGAACACTGATAAATGTTGGCCACATCAAAATGTACACATAAAATGTCCCGAAATCAGAAAACAGTGCTTCATGTAAACTGGATGAGTCTTTTGTTCTGCACTTTGTTATTTCTCTATTCAGGGTATGATGACAAAAGCTGTCAAGCTTGCAAATGCCAAGGCAAAATATATTCATGTTGACGCTCATCACATTGCTGGGCACTCTGGTTGAGTTGATAAAAGGCATAAGGTAATTTTTTGATAGCAGAATTCCTAAACTCTTCATACTAAATTCCTTTTTACTGCCGTTCAAACTCTTTACTCTGGTCTGAGCGAGCAATTATCCATAAGTAAAATGTGCC encodes:
- the ramp2 gene encoding receptor activity-modifying protein 2; translated protein: MRASCCFIEPSCKKVEICNPYPPGKRDRALSGKMTATSSSPMLSGCFVTLLLWAGCTTVVGLVDEELEVLQVTTPGYHITETTNGIANTSYGDSTRLFGCGNKTQNCEAFCSLCNELFLAPTMECLGFLIQGVCVKPFEDAVGSLNSTDWCIWSNVRGVYNNFSLCTEEISDCLLIPWPNPLVEQTFVDIHSKFFQDCPSEELSDPPPGIVFALVITPICLIPVMVILVVLKTKNGDGSS